A region from the Azospirillum thermophilum genome encodes:
- a CDS encoding DMT family transporter encodes MTLRHSLQALLVMALWGLNFVVAKWGLAEFPPLFIMFLRFTLVALLLVPFARVPRGRMLPIAALSVTLGTVHFPLMFNGLTGIDAATASLAAQAQVPFSSLLAAVVFKDKLGWRRALGMSTALAGIAVIAGEPRLGDALPSLFMILGASLAFAVASIQMKKLGGLDGFALNGWMALMAAPQLLILSLLLEHGQIEAVRGASAWGWSAIVYMAVVVTIVAYGLWYPLLRHYDVNQTMPYLLTVPVFGVAAGVALMGDPVTLNLAIGGALTIGGVAVIVKRRPATVNKRVTNPT; translated from the coding sequence GTGACGCTGCGCCATTCGCTGCAGGCCCTGCTGGTGATGGCGCTGTGGGGCCTGAACTTCGTGGTGGCGAAGTGGGGGCTGGCGGAGTTCCCGCCGCTGTTCATCATGTTCCTGCGCTTCACGCTGGTGGCGCTGCTGCTGGTGCCCTTCGCCCGCGTCCCGCGCGGCCGCATGCTGCCGATCGCCGCCCTGTCGGTGACGCTGGGCACCGTGCATTTCCCGCTGATGTTCAACGGGCTGACCGGCATCGACGCCGCCACCGCCTCGCTGGCGGCGCAGGCGCAGGTGCCCTTCTCGTCGCTGCTGGCGGCGGTGGTGTTCAAGGACAAGCTGGGCTGGCGCCGCGCGCTCGGCATGTCCACCGCGCTGGCCGGGATCGCGGTGATCGCCGGGGAGCCGCGGCTGGGCGACGCCCTGCCCTCGCTGTTCATGATCCTCGGCGCCAGCCTCGCCTTCGCGGTCGCCAGCATCCAGATGAAGAAGCTGGGCGGGCTGGACGGCTTCGCGCTGAACGGCTGGATGGCGCTGATGGCGGCGCCGCAGCTCCTGATCCTGTCGCTTCTGCTGGAGCACGGGCAGATCGAGGCGGTGCGCGGCGCCTCCGCCTGGGGCTGGTCGGCCATCGTCTACATGGCGGTGGTGGTGACGATCGTCGCCTATGGCCTGTGGTACCCGCTGCTGCGCCACTACGACGTCAACCAGACCATGCCCTATCTGCTGACCGTGCCGGTGTTCGGCGTGGCGGCGGGGGTGGCGCTGATGGGCGACCCGGTGACGCTGAACCTGGCGATCGGCGGCGCCTTGACCATCGGCGGCGTGGCGGTGATCGTGAAGCGCCGGCCGGCGACCGTGAACA